From Anaerotignum faecicola, the proteins below share one genomic window:
- the kdpB gene encoding potassium-transporting ATPase subunit KdpB gives MSKNENKKLVTPEIFHQAIIGSFTKLNPRYMMKNPVMFVVEAGCFVTLILSIFPNLFGDMGGDNIRLYNIIVCAILFVTVLFANFAESVAEGRGKAQAASLRKTQKDTKARVIKEDGSEKEVISSQLTKGDVVLVYAGEIIPGDGEVIEGIASVDESAITGESAPVVRESGGDFCSVTGGTTVVSDWLKIRITSEPGNSFLDRMIALVEGASRKKTPNEIALNTLLVSLTIIFLIVIVTLYPIGLYSGVQLQTSTLIALCVCLIPTTIGGLLSAIGIAGMDRVTRFNVIAMSGKAVEACGDVDTMILDKTGTITYGNRLAADFMAVEGVDRNDLIRCAALASLQDETPEGKSTLELARRLGDNSALSDGSQFIEFTAQTRMSGVDLPNGTKIRKGASDSIEKYVKELGGKIPSDLNEKVAKISSLGGTPLTVSENNRILGVIYLKDTVKPGMAERFERLRAIGIKTIMCTGDNPLTAATIAKEAGVDGFIAECKPEDKIDVIKKEQAEGKIVAMTGDGTNDAPALAQANVGLAMNSGTTAAKEAANMVDLDSDPTKILEVVEIGKQLLITRGSLTTFSIANDIAKYFAIIPAMFMAAIPQLGVLNIMHLTTRYSAILSALIFNAIIIPCLIPLAMRGVKYRPMSSGKMLARNMLIYGLGGIITPFAGIKIIDMIIAPILSLIGF, from the coding sequence ATGAGTAAAAATGAAAATAAGAAACTGGTTACGCCTGAAATATTCCATCAGGCAATAATCGGTTCTTTTACAAAACTAAATCCAAGATACATGATGAAAAACCCCGTTATGTTCGTGGTTGAGGCCGGATGTTTTGTAACCCTTATACTCTCGATATTCCCTAACCTTTTTGGGGACATGGGCGGAGATAACATCCGTTTATACAATATAATTGTTTGCGCAATATTATTTGTAACGGTGCTCTTTGCAAACTTTGCGGAGTCTGTGGCGGAAGGCAGAGGAAAGGCGCAGGCCGCAAGTTTAAGAAAGACGCAGAAAGATACGAAAGCGAGAGTTATTAAAGAAGACGGATCGGAAAAAGAAGTTATTTCAAGCCAACTTACAAAAGGCGACGTCGTTTTGGTGTATGCCGGGGAAATAATCCCCGGAGACGGCGAAGTTATAGAAGGAATAGCTTCGGTTGACGAATCTGCAATTACAGGCGAATCCGCTCCTGTCGTAAGGGAAAGCGGCGGAGATTTCTGCTCCGTTACGGGCGGTACGACAGTAGTTTCAGACTGGCTTAAAATACGTATAACGTCGGAACCGGGAAACAGTTTCCTTGACAGGATGATAGCGCTTGTCGAGGGAGCTTCAAGGAAAAAGACGCCTAACGAAATAGCGTTAAACACACTGCTTGTTTCTCTTACGATAATATTCCTTATAGTAATAGTTACCCTTTATCCAATCGGGCTTTACAGCGGCGTTCAGCTTCAAACTTCAACGCTTATCGCCCTTTGCGTATGCCTTATACCGACGACAATAGGCGGCCTGCTTTCGGCGATAGGAATTGCGGGTATGGACAGGGTTACGAGGTTTAATGTTATCGCAATGTCGGGCAAAGCGGTAGAAGCATGCGGCGACGTTGATACTATGATACTTGATAAAACCGGTACTATAACATACGGAAACCGCCTTGCGGCAGACTTCATGGCAGTTGAAGGCGTGGATCGAAACGATCTCATAAGATGCGCCGCTTTGGCTTCTTTACAGGATGAAACGCCTGAAGGGAAATCCACTCTTGAGCTTGCAAGAAGGCTTGGCGACAACAGCGCTCTTTCGGACGGTTCGCAGTTTATTGAATTTACGGCTCAGACGCGCATGAGCGGCGTTGATTTGCCGAACGGCACGAAAATAAGAAAAGGCGCGTCGGACTCTATTGAAAAATATGTAAAAGAACTTGGAGGCAAAATACCTTCGGACTTAAATGAGAAAGTTGCAAAAATATCCAGTCTTGGCGGCACGCCTTTGACAGTAAGTGAAAATAACAGAATATTAGGCGTTATTTATCTGAAGGATACGGTTAAGCCCGGAATGGCGGAAAGGTTTGAAAGACTGCGCGCTATCGGCATAAAAACAATTATGTGTACGGGCGACAACCCGCTTACAGCCGCCACTATAGCAAAAGAAGCCGGCGTAGACGGATTTATTGCGGAATGTAAACCTGAGGATAAAATAGACGTAATTAAAAAGGAACAGGCTGAAGGCAAAATAGTCGCTATGACCGGCGACGGTACAAACGACGCTCCGGCCCTTGCTCAGGCTAATGTCGGCCTTGCTATGAACAGCGGCACGACGGCTGCCAAAGAAGCGGCGAACATGGTGGATCTTGATTCGGATCCTACAAAAATACTTGAAGTTGTTGAAATCGGAAAACAGCTACTTATTACAAGAGGAAGCCTTACAACATTTTCGATTGCAAACGATATTGCCAAATATTTTGCAATAATACCGGCTATGTTTATGGCTGCCATACCTCAGCTTGGCGTTCTTAACATTATGCATCTTACGACAAGATACAGCGCTATATTGTCGGCGCTTATATTCAACGCAATAATTATTCCTTGCCTTATTCCTTTGGCAATGAGGGGCGTTAAATATCGTCCTATGTCGTCGGGAAAAATGCTTGCAAGAAACATGCTTATATATGGATTGGGCGGTATAATTACGCCGTTTGCAGGTATTAAGATAATAGATATGATTATTGCTCCAATACTTTCGCTTATAGGATTTTAA
- a CDS encoding potassium-transporting ATPase subunit KdpA: MLELLLTIIIFLILVIPVGTYLYHITAGKKTFADPVMNKVDGAIYKVCGIDPKKGMTWWQYAAALLLTNAIMIFIGYIILRIQSIALFNPNGIGNMEQTLSFNTIISFMTNTNLQHYSGESGLSYLSQMTVIAFMMFVSAASGYAACGAFIRGLAGKTKDDVGNFYSDLVRVTTRVLLPFSFIGGLLLVWQGVPQTLGGNIVVDTIEGMKQTIAMGPVAAVEIIKHLGTNGGGFFGANSTTPMENPTIITNLIELYSMMILPGACVVTFGKMVRDRKKAIALENGLPETSSKPDFATKIFGREGRSIFLAMGIIFVIGLSVCFWAESQGNPALADVGLLQSMGSMEGKEVRFGIAQSAMFTTTTTSFTTGTVNNMHDTLTPLGGMIPLLHMMLNVVFGGKGVGLMNMIMYAVLAVFICGLMIGRTPEYLGKKIEGREMKLTALCIIIHPFLILAFSAIAVATSGGLEGITNPGFHGLSQVLYEYASSAANNGSGFEGLADNSYFWNITTGLAMFFGRYLSIVIQLAIAGSLMKKRFVGESVGTLHTDNTAFAVILVFVVYIFAALTFFPALALGPIAEHLTLWS; this comes from the coding sequence ATGCTGGAATTATTGTTGACGATAATTATATTTTTGATTCTCGTCATTCCTGTTGGTACTTATTTATATCATATAACCGCAGGGAAAAAGACTTTTGCGGATCCTGTTATGAATAAGGTGGACGGAGCCATTTATAAAGTATGCGGCATAGATCCCAAAAAAGGAATGACATGGTGGCAGTATGCCGCGGCTCTGCTTCTTACAAATGCAATTATGATATTTATAGGATATATTATTTTAAGAATCCAGAGTATAGCCCTTTTTAATCCTAACGGCATTGGAAATATGGAGCAGACTCTTTCGTTCAATACGATAATAAGTTTCATGACAAACACTAACCTTCAGCACTATTCAGGCGAAAGCGGGCTTTCTTATTTATCTCAGATGACTGTAATAGCGTTTATGATGTTTGTTTCGGCAGCCAGCGGATATGCGGCATGCGGAGCGTTTATCAGGGGACTTGCCGGAAAAACAAAAGACGACGTAGGAAACTTTTATTCTGATCTCGTAAGGGTAACGACCCGTGTGCTTCTTCCGTTTTCGTTTATCGGGGGACTTCTCCTTGTTTGGCAGGGAGTTCCGCAGACATTAGGGGGAAATATTGTAGTCGATACGATTGAAGGAATGAAACAGACTATTGCAATGGGGCCTGTAGCCGCTGTTGAAATTATTAAACACCTTGGTACAAACGGAGGCGGTTTCTTCGGAGCCAACTCGACTACGCCTATGGAGAACCCAACTATAATTACAAACCTTATTGAGCTTTATTCAATGATGATACTGCCGGGTGCATGCGTAGTTACGTTCGGCAAAATGGTCAGGGACAGAAAAAAGGCTATAGCTTTAGAAAACGGATTGCCTGAAACTTCTTCAAAACCGGATTTTGCAACAAAGATATTCGGAAGGGAAGGAAGATCCATATTCCTTGCCATGGGAATAATATTTGTTATTGGATTAAGCGTATGCTTTTGGGCAGAAAGCCAAGGAAACCCCGCTCTTGCCGACGTTGGGCTTTTGCAGTCTATGGGAAGTATGGAAGGCAAGGAAGTTCGGTTCGGTATAGCACAGTCGGCTATGTTTACGACAACGACGACGTCGTTTACAACAGGCACTGTAAACAATATGCATGATACGCTTACGCCTTTGGGAGGCATGATACCGCTTCTTCATATGATGCTCAATGTCGTATTCGGCGGCAAAGGCGTAGGACTTATGAACATGATTATGTACGCCGTGCTTGCGGTGTTCATCTGCGGTTTGATGATAGGACGTACTCCCGAATATTTGGGCAAGAAAATAGAAGGGAGAGAAATGAAGCTTACCGCGCTTTGCATCATTATTCATCCGTTTTTAATACTTGCATTTTCGGCTATTGCCGTTGCCACATCAGGAGGTTTGGAAGGAATAACAAATCCTGGTTTCCACGGATTGTCGCAGGTTCTTTACGAATACGCATCGTCTGCCGCAAACAACGGTTCGGGGTTTGAAGGCCTTGCGGACAACAGTTATTTCTGGAATATTACAACCGGCCTTGCAATGTTCTTCGGAAGATATTTATCAATAGTTATACAGCTTGCAATAGCAGGTTCTTTAATGAAGAAACGTTTTGTAGGGGAGTCGGTAGGCACTTTACATACGGATAATACAGCGTTTGCCGTTATATTGGTATTTGTGGTATACATTTTTGCAGCGCTTACATTTTTCCCTGCTTTGGCTCTTGGACCTATTGCAGAACATCTTACCCTTTGGTCATAA
- a CDS encoding response regulator transcription factor, whose amino-acid sequence MLKTTLETQNYQIHSACTGLGALNGTLLYKPEVVILDLDIPGKDGIDTIKKIRESFKVPIIVVTSESDSMDNVKALDAGADDYLTKPFSVDEFLTRIRETEKRNTSESQYVNGKFGIYENGRLKIDFFTGSVYIENKKIYLGRIEYQLLCLMAKNTGKALTYNYILSEVWKSTGSSKSSLLKVFMSKLKKKIEKDFSNPQYIQTCIGVGYRMVRI is encoded by the coding sequence TTGTTGAAAACGACATTGGAAACGCAAAACTATCAAATTCATTCTGCTTGTACAGGATTAGGAGCTTTAAATGGAACATTGCTGTATAAGCCTGAAGTTGTGATATTGGATTTGGATATACCGGGCAAAGACGGCATAGACACTATTAAAAAAATAAGGGAATCTTTTAAAGTTCCTATTATTGTCGTGACAAGCGAAAGCGACAGTATGGATAATGTAAAAGCCCTTGACGCTGGCGCCGACGATTATCTTACAAAGCCGTTCAGTGTGGATGAATTTTTGACAAGGATAAGGGAAACTGAAAAAAGAAATACTTCTGAAAGCCAATATGTCAACGGGAAATTTGGCATATATGAAAACGGACGCTTAAAGATTGATTTTTTTACGGGAAGCGTTTATATAGAAAATAAGAAGATATATTTGGGGCGGATAGAATACCAACTGCTGTGCCTAATGGCGAAAAATACAGGCAAGGCTTTAACTTATAATTATATATTAAGCGAGGTTTGGAAAAGCACCGGTTCGTCAAAATCATCTTTATTAAAAGTTTTTATGTCAAAGCTTAAGAAAAAAATCGAAAAAGATTTCTCCAATCCGCAGTATATACAGACATGTATCGGCGTGGGATATAGGATGGTAAGAATATGA
- a CDS encoding sensor histidine kinase KdpD, whose protein sequence is MSQRRPTSEEILESINRKQQIDNMGKLKIFFGYAAGVGKTYAMLEAAHAAKNNGRDVVIGYIEKHSRPDTLALLEGLEEMPVREINYKGVVLKEFDIDAVLERKPQLVLIDELAHTNAAGSRHMKRYQDVSEILRAGIDVYSTVNVQHLESLHDLVASITGVSVSERIPDDVFDSAAQVELVDIEPDDLIERLNEGKVYKEHQAKRALDHFFIKENLAALREIALRRTADRLNRTAQKEGYENTARAGEHILICLSSAPSNARVIRTAARMAEAFHSSFTALYVETSQSKELKGENLKRLKENFHLAEQLGAQISTVYGDEPAMLIAEYAKVSGVTKIVIGRTNHRQNMFFGSKTMVDKLTELASNIDVYIIPDQQPAFKNKYRIFSDGKNSVSAADVLKTIALIVLATAIGFAFYFAGLREANIIMIYILGVLITTIVTKGHMCGVISSLVSVIVFNYFFTEPRYSLQASPDYPITFLIMLLTSVISSTLATRVKKQARQASQKAYYIEILMSSSKKLQQGHSDKEILSIGAKQLEAILGRPILYAISNGSNELKFSVEPKEKAEMLDKLTVEEIAVAQWVRKNNKHAGATTNTLANADNYYISVRGMQEVMAVVAIPIKCYPELDAFEKNLLIAILNECGIIMERRRLSMEKQKIEMETHQERLRSNLLRAISHDLRTPLTSISGNADVLMEESVVLAESKKQELYRAIYDDAMWLVNLTENLLSITRIDNGTVKLKMEAQLLEEVFAEALRHVDRRIKDYIVKVNVSDDLLMAKMDVRLIIQVIINIVNNAVKYTPSGTEITLSAEKKGKMVSVSISDTGPGISDDTKKHLFDMFYTASHGKSDDRRGLGLGLNLCKSIITAHGGEIFVTDNEPQGSVFTFTLPLEEVKIADV, encoded by the coding sequence ATGAGTCAAAGAAGGCCGACGTCTGAAGAAATTTTGGAGTCTATCAATAGGAAACAGCAAATCGATAATATGGGAAAGCTTAAAATATTTTTCGGTTATGCCGCCGGCGTGGGGAAAACGTATGCAATGCTGGAAGCGGCGCATGCGGCTAAAAATAACGGCAGGGACGTTGTAATAGGTTATATTGAAAAACATTCGCGTCCCGATACTCTTGCGTTGTTGGAAGGGCTTGAGGAAATGCCCGTCAGGGAAATCAACTACAAGGGGGTAGTATTAAAAGAATTTGATATAGACGCGGTTCTGGAAAGAAAACCGCAGCTTGTTCTGATTGACGAGTTGGCTCATACAAATGCAGCCGGAAGCAGGCATATGAAAAGATACCAAGATGTTTCGGAAATACTGCGTGCCGGAATCGACGTATACAGTACGGTAAATGTCCAGCATTTGGAGTCGCTTCATGATTTAGTGGCCTCGATTACGGGGGTTTCCGTAAGCGAAAGAATTCCGGACGACGTTTTCGACTCTGCCGCTCAGGTTGAATTGGTTGATATAGAGCCGGACGATCTTATTGAAAGGCTTAATGAAGGAAAAGTATATAAGGAGCATCAGGCTAAAAGGGCGCTTGACCACTTTTTTATAAAAGAAAATCTTGCGGCTTTAAGGGAAATTGCCCTTAGACGTACAGCAGACAGGCTTAACAGGACGGCTCAGAAAGAAGGGTATGAAAATACAGCGAGGGCGGGAGAGCATATACTCATTTGTCTTTCCAGCGCCCCTTCCAACGCAAGAGTAATACGCACTGCCGCACGTATGGCGGAGGCTTTCCACAGCAGTTTTACGGCCCTGTATGTAGAAACGTCCCAGTCTAAAGAATTAAAAGGGGAGAACCTCAAACGTCTGAAAGAAAATTTTCACCTTGCGGAACAGCTTGGCGCTCAAATAAGCACCGTTTACGGCGACGAGCCTGCAATGCTGATTGCAGAGTATGCAAAAGTCAGCGGAGTAACGAAAATTGTTATAGGCCGGACAAACCACAGACAGAATATGTTTTTCGGCAGTAAAACAATGGTGGATAAACTTACTGAATTGGCAAGCAATATAGACGTTTATATTATTCCAGATCAGCAGCCTGCTTTTAAAAATAAATACAGAATTTTTTCAGATGGCAAAAACAGTGTCAGCGCTGCCGACGTTCTAAAAACTATTGCCCTGATTGTATTGGCAACGGCGATTGGTTTTGCTTTTTATTTTGCCGGTCTGAGGGAAGCAAACATTATAATGATTTATATTCTCGGAGTTTTGATTACTACTATTGTTACAAAGGGGCATATGTGCGGCGTAATTTCGTCGTTAGTCAGCGTTATAGTGTTCAATTATTTTTTCACGGAACCGAGATATTCTCTTCAGGCAAGCCCGGATTATCCTATTACGTTTCTAATTATGCTTCTGACAAGCGTTATCTCAAGCACGCTTGCAACAAGGGTAAAAAAACAGGCGAGGCAGGCTTCGCAGAAAGCGTATTATATCGAGATATTAATGAGCAGCAGCAAAAAGCTTCAGCAGGGGCATAGTGATAAAGAAATTTTAAGCATTGGCGCCAAACAGCTTGAGGCTATTTTGGGAAGGCCTATTTTGTATGCTATTTCAAACGGCAGCAACGAATTGAAGTTTTCCGTCGAGCCAAAAGAAAAGGCGGAAATGCTTGATAAACTTACTGTTGAGGAAATAGCGGTTGCGCAATGGGTAAGGAAAAATAACAAGCATGCGGGGGCGACAACAAATACTCTTGCAAATGCGGACAATTATTATATATCTGTAAGGGGAATGCAGGAAGTAATGGCGGTTGTGGCCATACCTATCAAGTGTTACCCTGAGCTGGACGCTTTTGAAAAAAACCTGTTGATAGCTATTTTAAATGAATGCGGTATTATTATGGAAAGAAGAAGGCTCAGCATGGAAAAGCAGAAAATAGAAATGGAAACGCATCAGGAAAGACTGCGGTCAAACCTTTTGCGGGCAATCTCCCACGATCTGCGCACTCCGCTTACAAGCATAAGCGGTAATGCGGACGTACTCATGGAAGAAAGCGTGGTCCTTGCCGAAAGCAAAAAACAGGAACTGTACCGCGCTATTTACGACGATGCAATGTGGCTTGTAAATCTTACTGAAAATCTGCTTTCAATTACAAGGATAGACAATGGAACTGTAAAGCTGAAAATGGAAGCGCAGCTTTTGGAGGAAGTATTTGCAGAAGCGCTGAGGCATGTTGACAGAAGGATAAAAGATTATATTGTAAAAGTCAATGTTTCGGACGATCTGCTTATGGCAAAAATGGATGTCAGGCTGATTATACAGGTAATTATAAACATTGTGAACAACGCCGTTAAATATACTCCTTCGGGTACTGAAATTACATTGTCTGCCGAAAAGAAAGGGAAAATGGTAAGCGTCAGTATCAGCGATACCGGACCGGGTATCAGCGACGATACAAAAAAACATTTATTTGATATGTTTTATACGGCAAGCCATGGGAAAAGCGACGATAGGCGGGGGCTTGGCCTTGGGCTGAACCTTTGCAAATCTATTATTACCGCCCATGGCGGTGAAATCTTTGTTACCGACAATGAACCCCAAGGGTCTGTTTTTACTTTTACTCTGCCGCTGGAAGAGGTGAAAATTGCAGATGTATAA
- a CDS encoding ABC transporter permease subunit translates to MSSFIELFMSRKEELLQLFIEHLNMTAIAVFISLLIGVPLGILITRNKILAKAVIGLANVMQSIPCIALLAFSIPFVGIGTKPAILMVIVYALLPIIKNAYTGIMSIDPKTIEVAKGLGISKWKRLFKVELPIAAPFIMAGIRISAVAAVGTMTIAAFAGAGGLGWFINLGLNSRNTMLVLLGAIPASVLALFLDFILGKLEKALTSEGLLPAEQIQNISKKERRKKQFGIMFVCFLLIAAPVVSSVHKTFASAGEKKIVIGSSNFTEALILGYMYKDLVESNTDIKVEQRFNLNGASVCFDALDTGNIDMFVEYTGTILSNMLHRPIDSKIPDEIYAEVKEFMESEHNIHTSEPLGFNNTYVMSVTPEIAEKYNLETLSQLIDVAPELRLGCTVEFIQREDCLPLFESEYNTSFKSKDGLDASIRYAAIESGEVDVIDAFSTDALLAKSNLVKLEDDISFFPPYYAVNLVRNEVLEEYPELSEALSKMDNILTESDMAALNAEVDIDGKTPEDVAHNFLLEKGLIN, encoded by the coding sequence TTGAGTAGTTTTATTGAACTGTTTATGAGCAGAAAAGAAGAGCTTCTTCAGCTTTTTATCGAGCATCTTAATATGACTGCCATTGCCGTATTTATATCGCTTCTTATAGGCGTTCCTTTGGGCATACTCATTACAAGAAACAAAATACTTGCAAAAGCGGTTATAGGATTAGCTAATGTAATGCAGTCGATACCTTGCATAGCTCTTTTGGCATTTTCAATACCTTTTGTCGGAATCGGCACAAAACCTGCAATATTAATGGTTATAGTGTACGCTTTGCTTCCTATAATAAAAAATGCTTATACGGGAATTATGAGCATAGACCCTAAAACAATAGAGGTTGCAAAAGGGCTTGGAATATCTAAATGGAAACGCCTTTTTAAAGTTGAGCTTCCGATAGCGGCTCCCTTTATTATGGCGGGTATAAGAATTTCAGCGGTAGCGGCCGTGGGCACCATGACCATAGCGGCGTTTGCAGGCGCCGGAGGACTCGGCTGGTTTATAAATCTCGGTCTTAATTCAAGAAACACAATGCTTGTTCTGCTTGGTGCAATTCCGGCTTCCGTATTGGCGCTTTTCCTTGATTTTATACTTGGAAAGCTTGAAAAGGCCTTAACGTCCGAAGGGCTTTTGCCGGCGGAACAGATACAAAATATTTCGAAGAAAGAAAGAAGAAAAAAGCAGTTCGGTATCATGTTCGTATGTTTCTTATTGATTGCGGCGCCGGTAGTTTCGTCTGTACATAAGACGTTTGCGTCCGCTGGCGAAAAGAAAATCGTTATAGGCTCAAGCAACTTTACCGAAGCTCTTATATTGGGATACATGTATAAGGATCTGGTCGAATCAAATACTGATATTAAAGTTGAGCAGAGATTTAACTTAAACGGCGCTTCCGTATGCTTTGACGCCCTTGACACCGGAAATATAGACATGTTTGTTGAATATACGGGAACGATACTTTCAAATATGCTTCATCGTCCGATTGATTCAAAAATTCCCGATGAAATATATGCCGAAGTAAAAGAATTTATGGAGTCGGAGCACAATATACATACCTCGGAACCTTTAGGATTCAACAATACATATGTTATGAGCGTTACGCCTGAAATTGCGGAAAAATATAATTTGGAAACTCTTTCACAGCTTATAGACGTTGCGCCGGAGCTGAGGCTGGGATGCACCGTTGAATTCATTCAGAGGGAAGACTGTCTTCCGCTTTTCGAGTCGGAATATAATACGTCGTTTAAATCGAAAGACGGCCTTGACGCAAGTATAAGATATGCGGCAATAGAATCTGGAGAAGTTGACGTAATAGACGCGTTTTCAACAGACGCACTATTGGCAAAGAGCAACCTTGTTAAGCTTGAAGACGACATATCGTTTTTCCCTCCGTACTACGCTGTAAATCTTGTAAGGAATGAAGTTTTGGAAGAATATCCGGAGCTGTCGGAAGCGCTTTCCAAAATGGATAATATTTTAACCGAAAGCGATATGGCCGCGCTTAATGCGGAAGTTGATATCGACGGAAAAACGCCTGAGGATGTAGCGCATAATTTCCTTTTGGAAAAGGGGCTTATTAACTAA
- a CDS encoding ABC transporter ATP-binding protein — protein MIVIDSVYKSYKNKSVLMDINLTIKDGECFVLIGASGCGKTTLLKSINKLNSINKGTIQIDGVSINDIRESDLPKKIGYVVQENGLFPHLTVGENIELVMKLAGFPKDKIYDRVDEMLTMVNLSPSEYKNLFPVQLSGGQRQRVNVARAFASNPPYILMDEPFSALDPVTRAELQDEVYALHKKLNKTIVFVTHDMNEAIKLADRICVIENGRIAQCDTPENILKYPANKYVEEFIGKNKLWSNPEYVKAEDIMLKNPVRSPKEFRVRQAIYKMSHHNVDSLIITDKGKLLGIVWLEEMQKIQNKEDPVSQYISEDYVSVFTDTTLKKIISTIDYNISGVIPVIDHNYMLKGFLTKGRLLSTLSRQFTPEGSADERSGIIE, from the coding sequence ATGATTGTTATTGACAGCGTATATAAATCGTATAAAAATAAATCTGTTTTAATGGATATTAATTTGACGATAAAGGACGGCGAGTGCTTTGTGCTCATAGGAGCCAGCGGGTGCGGCAAAACGACGCTTTTAAAATCAATAAACAAGCTTAATTCGATTAACAAAGGAACGATACAAATCGACGGAGTGTCAATTAACGACATACGCGAAAGCGATCTTCCTAAAAAGATTGGTTATGTCGTTCAGGAAAACGGGCTTTTTCCGCATCTGACTGTAGGTGAAAATATAGAGCTTGTGATGAAGCTTGCAGGTTTTCCGAAAGATAAAATATACGACAGAGTTGACGAAATGCTGACGATGGTAAACCTTTCGCCTTCGGAGTATAAGAATTTGTTTCCGGTGCAGCTTTCAGGAGGACAAAGGCAGAGGGTCAATGTTGCGAGGGCATTTGCGTCAAACCCGCCTTATATACTTATGGATGAGCCTTTTTCCGCCCTCGATCCCGTTACAAGGGCCGAGCTTCAGGACGAGGTGTATGCTTTACATAAAAAGCTTAATAAAACAATAGTGTTTGTAACGCATGATATGAATGAGGCGATAAAGCTTGCCGACCGTATATGTGTGATAGAAAACGGACGCATAGCTCAATGCGACACCCCCGAAAATATACTTAAATATCCAGCAAATAAATATGTTGAGGAATTTATAGGCAAAAATAAGCTTTGGAGCAACCCTGAGTATGTAAAGGCGGAAGATATAATGCTTAAAAATCCGGTTCGTTCTCCGAAAGAGTTTAGAGTAAGGCAGGCAATATATAAAATGAGCCACCATAATGTCGACAGCCTAATTATTACGGATAAGGGAAAGCTTCTGGGTATAGTGTGGCTTGAAGAAATGCAGAAAATACAAAATAAAGAAGATCCTGTGAGCCAATATATTTCTGAAGATTATGTTTCTGTGTTTACGGATACGACTCTTAAAAAAATAATTTCAACTATTGACTATAACATATCTGGGGTAATACCGGTTATAGATCATAATTATATGTTGAAAGGCTTCTTAACAAAAGGGCGGCTGCTTTCGACATTGAGCAGACAGTTTACGCCTGAAGGTTCCGCAGATGAAAGGAGTGGTATAATTGAGTAG